The Hevea brasiliensis isolate MT/VB/25A 57/8 chromosome 1, ASM3005281v1, whole genome shotgun sequence DNA segment aaatactagaaattcGTAGATTCGGCTGCCGAAAGCCAAAGGTTTGACAGCCAAAGCATGCAATTTTTTAGAATCTGGAAAATTTCTAGGTTCGGTAGCCGATGTCTAAGACTTCAGCAGCCGAAGTCAACACTTGACAAAAGTGTTGTCTAAGGCCTACGATTTCAACAGCCAAAGTTTAGGACTTCGACAGCAAAAGTGAGTTCTGCTTgactttttctctcttttattttaaggttccaaaacatgattttatAATTCCTAGGGGCCTAGAATATGATGCTTATGATATGTATAGATTTTTAAAATCTTGTATAACACTCTAAGGTTCGATTTTATAAGATTGAGCTTAAGGGACTCGAAAGGCTAACCATCCAAGGATAGCTCCTGTTCGAGTAAGGTGATTGATAGgatacaagaggtgagtaactccAACCTTAATAAAATGGAAACCATTTATAGGTAATTAATGAGCATCCTCATGCATtatatcatatttatttaggatgtatgtatctagaagacgaagatgttgcataattacataatttattgtTAGTGCATTGATGAATGTTAAATGACCCACTAACTCCCCCCATGTTATGATTATGTAACATTATGTATGTTATAGATCCATAATATAAATCCCATGGGGAGATTTTTAAGTTACCCTTCAAGGGAGATCTGTAAGTTGCCTTAGGGTACATGACATAGGTCATGTTTAAAATGAAAGTTTGGAGAGTTATTGATGATAACGTCCATCTTACGTAAAATGTTTATGATATAAAGACCTatgtgaatgatgcattgcacatatgtgaataatataattattgattgttagtttactcactgagcttgtgtaagcttaccccATTCCCCTAACCCCCAAGTGTAAAATTACAAGACTAAAAGAGTGCTTTGAAAAGAAAGCATCAAGGGTATCTTTAACCTTTTCCTTTATGTATGGTGTAAGGGTAGATGAACATGTAATTTATGAATGGATAGTACTGTGCTAGTGCTTAAaggaaatatataatatttttaagtatAATGATGTATATATTATGTTAACCCTTATGAGAGTATGCATGTTGAACCATTACTCTTTGGTtcttatgtatgttaaggttcaaattatgaaccattaTTATGTTATGAATTTTATGTATGGATGAAAAGACTAAGGTGTATAGTTTAGAGTATGTTTAAATCATGAGATGTAGGAATGGATGTATGTTCCTCAGGTTTTAGGCTTACTACCAGTTCCAACAGCCTTAAGCAAACCCGATCCCTAGCGCCAGTAATGGCCCCTGGTTTGGGTCATTACAgtattgataatttaattacaaataaTGGTTTTGATTCTCGTGTGACGATATTCTTTCTCATCATTATTAGTTGAACATGACTAGTGCATTTGCAAATGCTCTTTAGATTGCATTACTATCTCCTTAGTGGAGTTTTATTGTGTTTCTTTTCTTTAACGAAGTTactccttgtaacaccctcactgtagcaattccgtacattctactgttccggtgaccagtgtcggtccggacagctagaacgttcggaaaaatatttaaactaaagtgaggaaccataaataactcaaatattaataagaaaaatttagtaaaaattttagaaataaaatacaaccaagttaaatgagccagtgccctagcgatgggtaaccagagtaaagttgcggttctcgcaacgaggagccctagaccctgggaaaaattcataaaataatttttggaactccagagaagagtcattgaggttcctatggcattagaatgccaagaaaatatttagaaaaatttttcaatcggtacagacaattttgacccgttaagccaaacggagggcattttggtcatttcgccttcagaggtgatttttggccgacttgtccagttgagtaaataattaatatgacataaaatatgaataaacattactaaaaattgaattgaaaatgagtagagaaaagaagaaaagaaaatgaaggaaaatgcttaattatgacatatgatgatgtcatttaaaagccccctccaatcaccatttgacaaaccaataaaaagagataaaaatgacttaaaatgagataaaaaaacaaaggaaaccagcagtttccttcttcatacgggctggaataagaaagaaagagaaagaaagaaagaaaggaagaaggagaaggagatgaacagtagcagaaataggggttcagcagggcagcatctttctcttccgtccaggtgagtttggctcaacatctacagctgatttttggatatgtttgaggtatgtatgtgtggaagttatggttaaaatttggtgattgttcaacggttggatttggagaaatatattgttgaacacaggctgtctgtaggttgaattctgaattttggctactgaaatttgagaaaaataaatagttaggatgcttataaaattatgaaatttggtacaaatgatatttgggatgttgaggctgctgggttaaaatttggtgaattttagacatttggtttatgagatataaattgttttgcatgagctgtctgagtaagactgatttctgcaaaaattcagattttgaagggctgaatgaatgttttgatatctcatgatatagagattatttgatgctaaaatttttactgatattgtacagggatgtcttgaatatatggttaaaatttgggatttatctaacggttagatcattatatataaatttgaatgcacaagctgccaaattgggtattaatgggtggttgtggatttaagatttatgataggagtttagtccaatttaaggggaaatgctgttgaatttttattggatatttaatttagaaaagtgaagttataattgattatgattattatgattctaggagaaatcttgaagaataacaagctcaaggttggtttcaaaaagattagtgcatatttatacctaaatccctttcattccatgttaaggacttaaagtgaacaagaatttgtaaattaaatgaaaagaattcatgtgtatgtataccatgaatttcggcagccctaaggaaggaatgagtttgattgttttaatggacttagagtgaattagagattatgtttaaagtgtatatatatatatatatatatatatatatatatatatatatatatatatatatatatatataaggaatgaaagagttaactaaggaaatttgtgaaaaccttgactttgagctagggtttgggagtgaaaatttgactttgcttaggaaattgttaaagaacattctaatggtcaattagtgaccatttggggtaagttgaccataattaggagtgaactattgcatggcaaactgaaatgggcatgctgcctagtgacagcagggaggctgtgagtccagcctgtttggactgccatatctttggctgtgtaggtccaattggtgtttggccaattggacatgaaactagacttataatgacacattttttctgaagaaaccatgcccaaaagaccaaagcaagtggaccaaaagttggccccaatccgggtaccctgcaagccaattctgcagaatgaccaaatgaacagtactcactgtagaaatggtcaattgacctgaaatttttacagcaacaagttaagacatagacaaacaactttcataaagaaacctaccccaaattatgaccagaacctaacccaaatggcagtggcagtcactgttcatggtactgtagatttggtaaattctgcagaattgaaatccggccagctgtggtttttggaccatatctgaagttacaaaactccaaatggagtaattcaaaaaaagaaattcaactagacaaaataaggaacaactttcatgtttaccatttcctcaaattcccactgaaataggacccaatggaacagtaaagttgcgtcacaaaaactgaaaattctgctcttttggttttaggtttggaaatggatttggtggttaattccaacaagttttaaatgtaaaatgtggtacattgggggtgctaaaaccaatgtacctattttctatccaaaagtcaacatttttgttgaccaatgaggtgaatagtgacaccaaaacttgaaattcaaaatgtgaaattagaaatgcatctaggggactttaaattgcaattggcaattaatactagcaaatgtaaaactcaaaatgtgggatcttggtgtaattagaactaatatatccattaagtagaaaaagtcaacattttgattgactagtaaggtgaatagtagtcaaaataattagcaaattaagatgaagatctagaaccaattctaagcttaatgcttagaatggtatgacaaatgtggactatgcatcttagtcaaaattgttaaaaggaaattaagagcataaatttgaagtccatgaaattttcatggattactggaaacatgaaaaataagtcatctaattgatgtaaatagatagttagggcttatatgcccatcacaaatggaattcataaaatattagtaactcaacttgaaatataaaatttgcaattacataagtagattcttgaatgtataaatgagaaaaggaaaaatgttttgaatacaatggtacatgtgaaccattatttagaattgtgattaatatgaataacataaagaatgaataaatgaaccatattaatgtatgaatgagacattagttctcattattgtagaaaggagaagtattttgagtacaatggtataaaaaggataattgatgtgaattgtgatcatataaatgatcaaatgaatgtacgaattataattgaaatttattatgaaataatgaagtcataaaacacaatatattaatgtttaatgatattatgtgccattgtattgcctagacatatgtgtcagattggatagtttggcatgccaataggatattgttttagcagtactgcaaaaggctttatgcctgtatttatgactttgtgcccgcattcatggctttatgcccgcattcatggcattatgccaacattcatggctttttatgcctgattatgtgtatcacggctttttagccatactgactgcatacgtggttgacgttctgcgtcccatggtatgacggcccgaggcactgcggtgtccagtgccaacgatccgttatccagtttagtcagcctgtcgtaggttacttgggcagtgtaatttattgaaataaattaagactattagtaattaaaaatattagaaatcaaataaatgagttaataagacttcaaaagaattagttagaattatgaaatgatccaaaccacataaaaaaaaaattattaagtaaaatgataaaagagttgcaaaaataggtataacttaactaaatattttaaatgtgttttctattgccatatgaatataaactgagtatttttattaattctgtatattgtacattatcactgtgaatttaggaattaaacgcttccaaagcggaacaaattagaacaaaagataattaatattagacacattgtattaaattaaattgattcttaaatattcaaattatgcttcgttctttctttattggtatattattttcttgttctattattgcaccactaagcagcaatgcttagcgcgatggatttgtttcctcgcgcagatactttgactaagatttttggagtccagatctgcagaagtgcctgaagtaatcaaggttgtcacctcctcagcaatgcatgtagatagggcccacatagatcatattttatatttagtataaaatgctagatattgtattataatgtagattataaacatgtaattaatagaaatgtaatgtaatttaataaattagctttttcatatgtaattaatttatatatcatgtaaattatgaaattatgtaaattaaagaaatttgaaaattttacttatatgatttgagcatgaatgagattgtatggattcgaagacagatttgaaatatatagataatgcatggaaatgaatatgaaattgagatatatgaatgagatgtaaattatgagatggttatgaaaataattgatgagattttatttgtaaaatattattgaaactttcaaacaggtaaatagtaaaatacgtcaactggtaataaaatagggaaactcatttggtttcttcataaaaataattaatattaaaatataacgagatcaaaatatgaaaggaataaagtaagataacatagggtgctccggcaccgaatgtagcacactttgctcggctacactgtaatcgggtgaggggtgttacactccttattaagaatttttttatatgtatttgTTAATGAGGTACTTTGTTTTTTGAAGAAAAGTGCTCTACAAAGTGCAAATTCTTTTTTCAGTGAGAGATCTAAATTTGGAGCTACTTAATAGGCTCATAAAATTCTAGTGTTGAAGAGTGAAGCATTTAGCTCACTTGTTGGCTAACCTATATGCTCTGTTAATACTATTagatttttcaaattatttatattattttttatatatgtgATTAATTTCATTTATCGAAAAATATAAtctattaatttatatttcacttttatattttatttttaattaataaaatatttttttcataaaaaaaaaagaaaaatgtaattaAAAGATGTTTTTTATGGTTACATGATTTAAAACAAGGAAAAATTACTTTGTTACAgaaaataaagtaatttaatgaaattttacaattatCACATTAACTTTTTATAAAATGATGCTTTTTTTCAATAAAATAGTTGATTACGgaagagaaaaaataaaatttttttcacaTGAAAGaacatatataatattttttaataatattaaaatttattaattaaataaggtACACTTATTTAGAATATACCAATTAAAAATATTGCTAAAGTGGCGATTACCtggtcaagaaaaaaaaaatccaataatCCATCTCAAGTACCATCCTAAGAATCCAGCCATCTCAATTATTTCTAGACGCCAGCTTTCAGGTTGCTCAGAACCAAACCACCACCGCGAACTTAACGACCCAAACCATAATCGGCAAGCGAACGCTCGCCAATTTCCAAGCGCATTAACAGCAACTACAGTAGCCAAGCCCAAACCCAGAGTCCGTGAAGCCCAGTATGTACCAACATACATCCCCAGTCCCCATTCCCTCCCCATCGAAATCTTGGCTAACATGTCTCCAGAACTACCCTCATTGTATAAGCATTACACTGTGCCTCTTCTTTAACAGCTTAGGCCCCAGTCTTGGGCACGGACCCACCATTCACTTAGCGAACCACGCCTCTTCTGCTATATCTTACATGTACTCGCTCCAAAATCGGAACAGAGGAGGGGGAGGGCAGTTATGGGTGGACAAAAATCCAGAAAGAAGATGATAAATCGATTGCCGGAGCCGGAAAAAGCGGCTTCTGGATGACAATGAAGACGAGGAAGGCGATGCGATTTTGGTGATTACTAACACTATGATGCCATTGAAGATATGATGCAAAGAATCAAACAGTGAAAATAATAGAAACTCTTTTTGATTTGCCAAAAGGTAATAGTTGTTGGCCAACTGTGAAAACTTTTAATTTTGTGTTGAATTTGCTTGTAGCTGCAGAGCTTTGAGATATATGCGAAAGCTTTGATGTTGGGCGTAGATATTGATGGTTGTTATCTTAATATTTTCTTTGAAGGGCCAATGAAATGAAAATGGGGATTTGGAGGCAACATTCTATGCGCTTGACGAATTTCCTAAACGAAGGTGTGGGCCTAACGTGAGATCATTCTTAAGGCTGATGCATTACTCGTGTGCAAAAGGGGAGGTTAAGAAGGCATTTCGGCTGCTTGACACAATGGATGGTGAGAATTGGATATTATCACTTCCATTATCTTGATTTCAGGGAAGAGGACGCAAAGAATTGACGAGGGAGTGGAGCCAATGGATGAAACTAGCTTGTTACTATTATTGGAAAGAATATGAAATCAtctctaaaatatatatataaatatacacCCTTTTAGATATAGGAATTCAATTCAATtggttatcttttttttttatatatatatatattctcatatttagaattaaataattttttttttaatttaaaaaaaattcatttaaaaaaaataaaattcatacaTTATTATATgagaatattttaaattattttcttataaataatttattctaaaaGAACCCCTATAAAATAGAAAAGAATAAAAAGAAACTTCACTAATTTGGATTTCAAAATGCAAATTTTCAAGCATTTTGGCAATATGAATTATTGAGAAAATTGTTAAAACCTTCTCAACCTGTAACTCACAGCACAATTTTCCATTTtgaaatgcttttttttttcgAAAATGAGGGAAAAAGGAAATCAAAACACTGCAAAGGATTTGAAGACTTGATTCAAACCCTCACAGTGAAGGAGTGTTTGAGGCTGCCAACATGAAGAACATGCTCTCCCAAGGCAACTTTCCGGCTTCCAGATTCATCGGAGACACTCAAATGCTTGCATACATCCACCTTAAATTGCACCATTCCAACTGTTTGTGCGTCCAAAGAAACCTTCTCAAAATCCACCAAATGCTTCTGTGGTGAATTGTGCACTGATGGAGGTGTAGAGAACAAGAACAGCGTATGGCTTCCTCTAATTTTTCCTGTATTTTTAACTTTCAAATGTACATCAAAAGCTAAATTTTGACAAGTCTGCTCTACAGCATCAATTGATATGCATTTCGACGATCGACAAGCATGGTCTTCCTCCAACGGGACAGATACTAATTTAGGTGCTCGAACTAGTTTGTGCTCAAATTTGGAATAGCTCAGCCCATCTCCGAACGAATAAACAGTTTCTCCTGTGTAGAATCTATAGGTTCTACCTGGATAACCAGTAGAAGGATCTGGTCTCACGTTCATGTTTGTCATTGGTACTTTGTCCACATATGATTGTGGATACCATGTCATTGGAAGTCTTCCACCTGAGAAATAATACTTCAGTTTGCTTCAGATATCCTTAGTGCCTTACTGAGGAGACTATAAAATGAAAGTACTTACTTGGATTGTAATACCCAAAAATCACATCAGCTATGGCAGCTCCACCAGCTTCTCCAGGGTAGCCAACCCATAGGATGCTTGTGATTTTGTCATTAGTCTTTGCAAATGATACATCCATGCCACCTCCGGACATTATAACAAGAATCACAGGTCCCTTGGAAACGTTTGCAACTTCTGTTATCAAAAGCTGCTGCTGTCCTGGAAGAAGAAGGTCGACCCTGTCAAGACTTTCTCTCTCGATAGACTGATCAGCGCCCATGACAAGCACAACGGCATCTGCCGAGGCTGCTACTTTCTTGGCATCATCCACTTGTGCTGTGCCACATGCAACATTAGAGCAGCCTGCCTGATAAGTAGTTGCAACTGATGCTGTTAGTCCTTGCAAAGGGGTCGTATATTTGCACGGGGTACCTGCAATATCAGTTAACAAAATGATTTCCATGTCGATCAAACTAAATAGAATTTTAGTTTCACAGAAATCTAACTTGTGCTAATAGTTCACAGTTTACACTTCACGACAGCAGACATCAGGATATATAGGATAGGAAGAAATCGTTTGAGATTGAGTAAAATTCTCAAGGCATACCCTCATAGTTTCCAATCATTGTCTTTGTGACATTGGCATTGGGTCCAATTACTGCCAAGTTTTTTATGGCAGTAGGAGATAGAGGCAGTGATCCTGGACTGTTCTTAAGCAACACTATCCCTTGCCTTGCGGCTTCACGGGCCAGATCTTGGTTCTCTGTTGTGCAAACATCTTTTGGACCAAGCTTTCCATAGAGTTGCTTGCTAGGGTCGCCATCAAAAAAACCCAGTCTCATCAAGGTGGCAAAATTGTTTGAGACAGCCTTATCAATTGCCGGCTCATCCACTAATCCTGCCTTAACTGCAGCTTCCGTGTGTTGGCCTAGGAAGGATCCACAATTGAGATCCAACCCTGTCAAATTAAAAACTGTGAATTTTAGTATTATAAACAtctttgaaagaaaaaaaaatgcaattaATAAGCAACCATGTAATTGAACTTTGTATCAAAATGCATACCCAGGTTCCAGAGTGATTAGCAAGACAAGCATTAATAAGTGACATATGGAGTTACCTGCCAATATAGCTTTAGCTGCAGCTTCTTCTGGTGTTTTGGTATAATGTTGAGAATTGTAGAACACATCGACTGAATCACAGTCAGAAACAATGTACCTGCAGATGATCAACTATATAACTGTATAATCATGTTTCAAAAAAAAATTCTGTATAATCATGCACAGGAGGGAAAATTTTGGAGAACAAGTGTATACCCGTTTAATTTCCATTCGCCTCGGATGACTCCAGAAAGGAGGTCTGGATCAGCACAAGTAGGCTTACCATTGACCTGATTGTAAGAACACATGACACTGGCAACATTCCCATCAAGAACACAACTTTTGAATGGTGGTTGAAATGTATCATCCAGGTCTTGCTTTGTTACCtaactcatcacaattcaaaagcaAACAACAGAAAGGACAGAAAAGGAATGACAATTTTAACCATGCAAAAGCTGAAATAAATATAATTGAATAAGATTTAATTCAGTGAACATTAATTACCACAGCATTGAAATGGTAACGGTCTGTCCCTTTCCAATTATCTAAATCATAGGCTGTATAATGTTTACAGCATGCAGCAACCTTAAGCCTATTGTCATCAGCATCATCCCTTTGTTGCAGACCTCTAACATAACCTGACCCATACTTACTTGAAAGCAATGGGTCTTCACCTGGCGTCTCCTGGCCTCTTCCCCATCTGGGATCACGAAATATGTTAATATTTGGTGACCAAAACGTCAAGCCTGCCAATCCCACATTGTACATAGCCCTAGCTTCAGTAGAAACCACCTTGCAAAAACAATGCCATCCTAATTTGTTATGTTATCTGCATATAATGGGACGTCACATATGATATAACAAATGCATCAATCGtaaggaagaaacatgatgctaaAGTGTACAAGTTAGCTAAATTTATAAACAAAGAGTTCAAAAGAGGTAAATCCTTCCTTTTCGAGATAAGAGTTAACGATTTTAATAAGGGATAGACAGTCATCCATTTATTTTATCAAAATGGTCTTCAATCAACAAACCATGCGAGCTGTAACCCTCTACTAAAAGTATTCACAATTATAATTCCAACAACCTTCTTCCAACAAATGCACATATAAAATGATGTTCACACCAAAAATATCAGTATCTAATGCAACAACCACGAGACTGAGTACCTACTTCAGTTGAATAACCGTATCTACATCTAGACCGGTCAGGTCCTTGAGTTTGGTTTCCGACTGGAACCAGTTTGGTCTAACTTAAATGAAAATTAGACCGGAGTTCCATAGACCCTAATCAAGCTAGAAccactttctttttcttttttctaaaaaaaaaaaattattattgaattaGCTCAAATCAAATGGAATTAAAGCTGAAATTGAGAGAcctgcaatttggttctgccccAATTTcaaaaaaacgaaaaatcaactATTTCAATCCAAAATCGGACCGGAATGGTCCACTGGTCTATTCCATCCACTCACTTCTATTCACATATTTTGGGCCGGGGAGGAGAACCCTCTTGTACAAATAGATATTTTTACCATAAATAACTGACACAGCAGTATTTGCCATCATTTGACAGGTTTTCTCCTTAAAATTGGAACATTTATTACCTCTGTCGAAACTCTCATTGTTAGTATTTAGTAGATCACAATTTTCCCATTTTTTCAATCTCTTCAATGCAAATCCTAAACAttgtttacaaaaaaaaaatctggaagaagaagaagaagaaagcaacctgccaatgcatttaaatttcaatcGCTTCACTATTGGATTAAATAACAAATGAAGATAATGAGACGAGAGAAATGGTATAGTAATCTTATACCTTTCCAATGGCTTCAAAAAGGGAAGCGTTGAAGGAAGCAGCAGTTAAGATGACCTGAGGAAAGCTTGTAGCTCCAGGTACGACATTGGAGAAATGTGTACCAGGACCCACATAAGATACTCCATGTAAAGCCTCAGACCACCATTCATACT contains these protein-coding regions:
- the LOC110662087 gene encoding beta-xylosidase/alpha-L-arabinofuranosidase 2, with amino-acid sequence MGSASLNRVPKVSVFLSLFLCFSFYSLNPRVRVLAQSSPVFACDVVSNPSLASFDFCNTSLGFNDRVVDLVKRLTLQEKIGFLVNSAGSVSRLGIPKYEWWSEALHGVSYVGPGTHFSNVVPGATSFPQVILTAASFNASLFEAIGKVVSTEARAMYNVGLAGLTFWSPNINIFRDPRWGRGQETPGEDPLLSSKYGSGYVRGLQQRDDADDNRLKVAACCKHYTAYDLDNWKGTDRYHFNAVVTKQDLDDTFQPPFKSCVLDGNVASVMCSYNQVNGKPTCADPDLLSGVIRGEWKLNGYIVSDCDSVDVFYNSQHYTKTPEEAAAKAILAGLDLNCGSFLGQHTEAAVKAGLVDEPAIDKAVSNNFATLMRLGFFDGDPSKQLYGKLGPKDVCTTENQDLAREAARQGIVLLKNSPGSLPLSPTAIKNLAVIGPNANVTKTMIGNYEGTPCKYTTPLQGLTASVATTYQAGCSNVACGTAQVDDAKKVAASADAVVLVMGADQSIERESLDRVDLLLPGQQQLLITEVANVSKGPVILVIMSGGGMDVSFAKTNDKITSILWVGYPGEAGGAAIADVIFGYYNPSGRLPMTWYPQSYVDKVPMTNMNVRPDPSTGYPGRTYRFYTGETVYSFGDGLSYSKFEHKLVRAPKLVSVPLEEDHACRSSKCISIDAVEQTCQNLAFDVHLKVKNTGKIRGSHTLFLFSTPPSVHNSPQKHLVDFEKVSLDAQTVGMVQFKVDVCKHLSVSDESGSRKVALGEHVLHVGSLKHSFTVRV